One window of the Mytilus galloprovincialis chromosome 14, xbMytGall1.hap1.1, whole genome shotgun sequence genome contains the following:
- the LOC143059546 gene encoding uncharacterized protein LOC143059546 isoform X1, whose amino-acid sequence MSTLGNIIPEKSLVDRKRSNFTKSLDLGGVQSIDCGGPQDREENDDFSKSVHVLRQNDGKYKIHNNQKPLVDKNTHSKSVKTSLRQYFQWLKGVKLSKDKKKLKTNQEHANCDETNASCSLVIGGNLETGGQCTCSKFHYHTFQNRNFFLPLEILEKAEKHFASKVEFVEANQRYLNVCNTFWRPALSLNQQRFSNRKTSIGNLVEFESLWPEESSLKSLLTDGLQNTALCDAISELALLAVVCGPVQLLESLISLSLVRLDCHLEDGQGLLHYACLMRRPHLITYLTKSEVMPELPDRRGYTADETCFCPKIWRHLPKKYHINTSVCPSYETLIVPSFHDKSVLFRMAQMTGNVYEIQMNLQTLNFNVNTECNTDGDFLIHVAVRGGLCQLPLIMTLVRIQHADIELCNSKGMTPLMIAAQSGNSILCDLLICVLGADPNKVNVENGRSALHYAAQNCHEDVVSCLIKRGVDINQEDYHGCLPDNLPTMHQYYTSADCNEIICQRRKQRRETLADIIINGQITTDDLAESDLCCVDDEGYTIIMLAARHNRIENLKQLLDFSLKSVDAQYSNTSKNDSMKEIGMTALSMAASMGHKDSVRLLLLKGANACIVDISGYLPLHHAVLQSHDDVVDVILDFFPLTYKGLKKALDLCNSPALQRKLKQAQQRRQDEIVSPGLLELTMEGNADKLYCLLEEGDMVDTKSAFGSWPLYLAIENGYHDVVTLLCEKGADLRKRHLATGNTVLHLAASLGRLDVLEFLFKFCKPQYGVDVGRFSGISKKRLSVNALNGSDKTALQLAADKGFLKPVKCLLNHGSTTALLDSKGNLFSVPEYEGVWSEILSHRQRHTDLIMNLIEKDSKPNFEKLKKAWVPGFDHNLRDHHGNTPLMVACKVGNVDVVLFLLQSAVYPQSFAEDDSLLEDNSDNDSGVLDTDSVRTDSQEGEPHYTYYPVVRNSPVMSCRSEVVENRKVESLLQDISRPSGLSIYHDGFINHICAVNSMDGSTSLHTCLLKGDNFRIMELLLKIDPNDMTVNIQNSSGLTPLHLACELERRKCTEILVNCPETDLNIPTLDGKLAEEMTNNKNIIKIVQRGRRGHPVRSKPSSKSRSSSVTNASIYTQPFQSEAQSTINLEKVHSRFEAMKLNLHKHSNQEHTS is encoded by the exons ATGTCTACGTTAGGAAATATCATTCCAGAAAAAAGTTTGGTAGACCGAAAGagatcaaattttacaaaatcactagATCTTGGTGGTGTACAGTCTATTGATTGTGGAGGTCCACAAGATCGTGAAGAAAACGATGACTTTAGTAAATCTGTTCATGTTCTAAGACAAAATGATGGAAAATACAAAATTCACAACAATCAGAAACCTCTTGTTGATAAAAACACTCACAGCAAATCTGTTAAGACTTCCCTTAGACAGTATTTTCAATGGTTAAAAGGAGTGAAATTgtcaaaagataaaaagaaactaaaaacaaATCAAGAGCATGCAAATTGTGATGAAACTAATGCTAGTTGTTCATTAGTGATTGGTGGAAATTTGGAAACTGGAGGCCAGTGTACATGCTCAAAGTTTCATTACCACACGTTTCAAAATCGAAATTTTTTCTTGCCACTAGAAATATTggaaaaagctgaaaaacattTTGCTTCTAAAGTGGAATTCGTTGAAGCAAACCAAAGATATTTAAATGTCTGCAATACGTTTTGGCGTCCTGCGTTATCGTTAAACCAACAACGATTTTCAAATCGTAAAACTAGTATCGGAAATCTTGTTGAATTTGAATCTCTATGGCCAGAAGAGTCCAGTCTGAAATCGTTGTTAACAGATGGATTACAGAATACAGCATTATGTGACGCTATATCTGAGCTAGCTTTGCTTGCTGTTGTTTGTGGTCCTGTCCAATTACTAGAATCTCTTATAAGTTTGTCTCTTGTTA GACTGGATTGTCATTTGGAAGATGGACAGGGTTTACTTCACTATGCCTGTTTAATGAGGAGACCACATTTGATTACCTATCTAACCAAATCTGAAGTAATGCCTGAACTCCCTGATAGGAGAG gtTATACAGCTGATGAGACATGCTTTTGTCCAAAGATTTGGAGACACCTACCAAAAAAATACCACATCAACACAAGTGTTTGTCCATCTTACGAGACTTTAATTGTTCCCAGTTTCCATGATAAATCAGTGCTGTTCAGAATGGCTCAAATGACAGGAAATGTTTACGAAATACAAATGAATCTACAG ACTTTAAACTTCAATGTGAATACAGAATGTAATACAGATGGTGATTTCCTGATCCATGTAGCTGTAAGGGGAG GACTATGTCAACTACCACTGATAATGACTCTAGTAAGGATACAGCATGCAGATATTGAACTCTGTAATTCAAAGGGAATGACCCCATTGATGATTGCAGCTCAGTCTGGGAACAGCATACTATGTGAT TTATTGATTTGTGTACTTGGAGCTGATCCTAACAAAGTAAACGTAGAAAATGGTAGAAGTGCCCTCCATTACGCTGCACAGAATTGTCATGAAGATGTAGTCAG CTGTCTGATTAAGAGAGGAGTTGACATAAACCAAGAAGACTACCATGGCTGTCTCCCTGACAACCTTCCCACAATGCACCAGTACTACACATCTGCTGATTGCAATGAAATAATTTGTCAGCGCCGGAAGCAAAGACGGGAAACTCTGGCTGACATTATTATAAAT GGGCAGATAACTACAGATGACCTTGCAGAAAGTGATTTATGTTGTGTTGATGATGAGGGTTATACAATTATCATGTTAGCAgctagacataatag gatAGAAAACCTAAAGCAACTGTTAGATTTCAGTCTAAAGTCTGTAGATGCACAGTACTCTAAt ACCTCTAAAAATGACAGTATGAAAGAGATTGGGATGACAGCTTTATCTATGGCAGCCAGTATGGGGCATAAAGATAGTGTTAGACTGTTACTTTT GAAGGGAGCTAATGCATGCATTGTTGATATCagtggttatctccccttgcACCATGCTGTCCTACAGAGTCATGATGATGTTGTTGATGTCATTCTAGACTTTTTTCCTTTGACTTATAAG GGACTAAAGAAAGCTCTAGATTTATGCAACAGTCCTGCTTTACAAAGAAAATTAAAGCAAGCTCAACAGAG AAGACAGGATGAGATTGTCTCCCCTGGATTACTTGAGTTAACTATGGAAGGCAATGCTGATAAGCTGTACTGTTTATTGGAGGAAGGAGATATGGTTGATACAAAG AGTGCATTTGGAAGTTGGCCCTTGTACTTAGCAATAGAAAATGGATATCATGATGTTGTCACATTACTGTGTGAG AAAGGAGCTGATCTGAGAAAGCGCCACCTAGCTACAGGAAATACTGTTTTGCATTTAGCTGCAAGTCTAGGTCGTTTAGATGTTTTAGAATTCctgtttaaattttgtaagcCTCAGTATGGTGTTGATGTGGGGAGATTCTCAGGGATTTCCAAAAAGAGGCTTAGTGTCAATGCTTTGAATGGATCTGATAAGACAGCTCTACAGCTAGCAGCAGACAAGG GTTTTTTGAAACCTGTCAAATGTTTATTGAATCACGGATCAACAACAGCTCTTCTGGACTCCAAAGGAAACCTATTCTCTGTACCAGAATATGAAGGTGTGTGGAGTGAAATCTTATCACACAGACAGAGACATACAGATCTGAtcatgaatttaatagaaaaagattcaaaaccaaattttgaaaaactgaaAAAGGCTTGGGTG cCAGGATTTGATCATAACCTTAGAGATCACCATGGTAACACTCCACTAATGGTAGCATGTAAAGTTGGTAATGTTGATGTAGTTCTGTTCCTGTTACAGTCTGCTGTTTACCCACAATCCTTTGCAGAAGATGATAGCCTCTT AGAAGACAACTCAGATAATGATTCTGGAGTTCTGGACACTGACTCTGTGAGAACTGATAGTCAGGAAG GTGAACCTCATTATACTTATTATCCAGTTGTGAGAAACTCTCCAGTAATGAG TTGTAGATCTGAGGTGGTAGAAAACAGAAAAGTTGAGTCTTTACTGCAAGATATTAGTCGCCCATCAGGACTATCCATATATCATG ATGGATTCATCAATCATATATGTGCTGTTAATTCCATGGATGGTTCCACTTCACTGCATACTTGTCTACTCAAGGGAGACAACTTCAGAATAATGGAgttgttactaaaaatagatcCTAATGATATGACTGTTAACATTCAAAACAGCTCAGGGTTAACTCCTTTACATTTAGCCTGTGAGTTAGAAAGAAGGAAATGCACAGAAATTCTTGTT
- the LOC143059546 gene encoding uncharacterized protein LOC143059546 isoform X2 gives MSTLGNIIPEKSLVDRKRSNFTKSLDLGGVQSIDCGGPQDREENDDFSKSVHVLRQNDGKYKIHNNQKPLVDKNTHSKSVKTSLRQYFQWLKGVKLSKDKKKLKTNQEHANCDETNASCSLVIGGNLETGGQCTCSKFHYHTFQNRNFFLPLEILEKAEKHFASKVEFVEANQRYLNVCNTFWRPALSLNQQRFSNRKTSIGNLVEFESLWPEESSLKSLLTDGLQNTALCDAISELALLAVVCGPVQLLESLISLSLVRLDCHLEDGQGLLHYACLMRRPHLITYLTKSEVMPELPDRRGYTADETCFCPKIWRHLPKKYHINTSVCPSYETLIVPSFHDKSVLFRMAQMTGNVYEIQMNLQTLNFNVNTECNTDGDFLIHVAVRGGLCQLPLIMTLVRIQHADIELCNSKGMTPLMIAAQSGNSILCDLLICVLGADPNKVNVENGRSALHYAAQNCHEDVVSCLIKRGVDINQEDYHGCLPDNLPTMHQYYTSADCNEIICQRRKQRRETLADIIINGQITTDDLAESDLCCVDDEGYTIIMLAARHNRIENLKQLLDFSLKSVDAQYSNTSKNDSMKEIGMTALSMAASMGHKDSVRLLLLKGANACIVDISGYLPLHHAVLQSHDDVVDVILDFFPLTYKGLKKALDLCNSPALQRKLKQAQQRRQDEIVSPGLLELTMEGNADKLYCLLEEGDMVDTKSAFGSWPLYLAIENGYHDVVTLLCEKGADLRKRHLATGNTVLHLAASLGRLDVLEFLFKFCKPQYGVDVGRFSGISKKRLSVNALNGSDKTALQLAADKGFLKPVKCLLNHGSTTALLDSKGNLFSVPEYEGVWSEILSHRQRHTDLIMNLIEKDSKPNFEKLKKAWVPGFDHNLRDHHGNTPLMVACKVGNVDVVLFLLQSAVYPQSFAEDDSLLEDNSDNDSGVLDTDSVRTDSQEGEPHYTYYPVVRNSPVMRSEVVENRKVESLLQDISRPSGLSIYHDGFINHICAVNSMDGSTSLHTCLLKGDNFRIMELLLKIDPNDMTVNIQNSSGLTPLHLACELERRKCTEILVNCPETDLNIPTLDGKLAEEMTNNKNIIKIVQRGRRGHPVRSKPSSKSRSSSVTNASIYTQPFQSEAQSTINLEKVHSRFEAMKLNLHKHSNQEHTS, from the exons ATGTCTACGTTAGGAAATATCATTCCAGAAAAAAGTTTGGTAGACCGAAAGagatcaaattttacaaaatcactagATCTTGGTGGTGTACAGTCTATTGATTGTGGAGGTCCACAAGATCGTGAAGAAAACGATGACTTTAGTAAATCTGTTCATGTTCTAAGACAAAATGATGGAAAATACAAAATTCACAACAATCAGAAACCTCTTGTTGATAAAAACACTCACAGCAAATCTGTTAAGACTTCCCTTAGACAGTATTTTCAATGGTTAAAAGGAGTGAAATTgtcaaaagataaaaagaaactaaaaacaaATCAAGAGCATGCAAATTGTGATGAAACTAATGCTAGTTGTTCATTAGTGATTGGTGGAAATTTGGAAACTGGAGGCCAGTGTACATGCTCAAAGTTTCATTACCACACGTTTCAAAATCGAAATTTTTTCTTGCCACTAGAAATATTggaaaaagctgaaaaacattTTGCTTCTAAAGTGGAATTCGTTGAAGCAAACCAAAGATATTTAAATGTCTGCAATACGTTTTGGCGTCCTGCGTTATCGTTAAACCAACAACGATTTTCAAATCGTAAAACTAGTATCGGAAATCTTGTTGAATTTGAATCTCTATGGCCAGAAGAGTCCAGTCTGAAATCGTTGTTAACAGATGGATTACAGAATACAGCATTATGTGACGCTATATCTGAGCTAGCTTTGCTTGCTGTTGTTTGTGGTCCTGTCCAATTACTAGAATCTCTTATAAGTTTGTCTCTTGTTA GACTGGATTGTCATTTGGAAGATGGACAGGGTTTACTTCACTATGCCTGTTTAATGAGGAGACCACATTTGATTACCTATCTAACCAAATCTGAAGTAATGCCTGAACTCCCTGATAGGAGAG gtTATACAGCTGATGAGACATGCTTTTGTCCAAAGATTTGGAGACACCTACCAAAAAAATACCACATCAACACAAGTGTTTGTCCATCTTACGAGACTTTAATTGTTCCCAGTTTCCATGATAAATCAGTGCTGTTCAGAATGGCTCAAATGACAGGAAATGTTTACGAAATACAAATGAATCTACAG ACTTTAAACTTCAATGTGAATACAGAATGTAATACAGATGGTGATTTCCTGATCCATGTAGCTGTAAGGGGAG GACTATGTCAACTACCACTGATAATGACTCTAGTAAGGATACAGCATGCAGATATTGAACTCTGTAATTCAAAGGGAATGACCCCATTGATGATTGCAGCTCAGTCTGGGAACAGCATACTATGTGAT TTATTGATTTGTGTACTTGGAGCTGATCCTAACAAAGTAAACGTAGAAAATGGTAGAAGTGCCCTCCATTACGCTGCACAGAATTGTCATGAAGATGTAGTCAG CTGTCTGATTAAGAGAGGAGTTGACATAAACCAAGAAGACTACCATGGCTGTCTCCCTGACAACCTTCCCACAATGCACCAGTACTACACATCTGCTGATTGCAATGAAATAATTTGTCAGCGCCGGAAGCAAAGACGGGAAACTCTGGCTGACATTATTATAAAT GGGCAGATAACTACAGATGACCTTGCAGAAAGTGATTTATGTTGTGTTGATGATGAGGGTTATACAATTATCATGTTAGCAgctagacataatag gatAGAAAACCTAAAGCAACTGTTAGATTTCAGTCTAAAGTCTGTAGATGCACAGTACTCTAAt ACCTCTAAAAATGACAGTATGAAAGAGATTGGGATGACAGCTTTATCTATGGCAGCCAGTATGGGGCATAAAGATAGTGTTAGACTGTTACTTTT GAAGGGAGCTAATGCATGCATTGTTGATATCagtggttatctccccttgcACCATGCTGTCCTACAGAGTCATGATGATGTTGTTGATGTCATTCTAGACTTTTTTCCTTTGACTTATAAG GGACTAAAGAAAGCTCTAGATTTATGCAACAGTCCTGCTTTACAAAGAAAATTAAAGCAAGCTCAACAGAG AAGACAGGATGAGATTGTCTCCCCTGGATTACTTGAGTTAACTATGGAAGGCAATGCTGATAAGCTGTACTGTTTATTGGAGGAAGGAGATATGGTTGATACAAAG AGTGCATTTGGAAGTTGGCCCTTGTACTTAGCAATAGAAAATGGATATCATGATGTTGTCACATTACTGTGTGAG AAAGGAGCTGATCTGAGAAAGCGCCACCTAGCTACAGGAAATACTGTTTTGCATTTAGCTGCAAGTCTAGGTCGTTTAGATGTTTTAGAATTCctgtttaaattttgtaagcCTCAGTATGGTGTTGATGTGGGGAGATTCTCAGGGATTTCCAAAAAGAGGCTTAGTGTCAATGCTTTGAATGGATCTGATAAGACAGCTCTACAGCTAGCAGCAGACAAGG GTTTTTTGAAACCTGTCAAATGTTTATTGAATCACGGATCAACAACAGCTCTTCTGGACTCCAAAGGAAACCTATTCTCTGTACCAGAATATGAAGGTGTGTGGAGTGAAATCTTATCACACAGACAGAGACATACAGATCTGAtcatgaatttaatagaaaaagattcaaaaccaaattttgaaaaactgaaAAAGGCTTGGGTG cCAGGATTTGATCATAACCTTAGAGATCACCATGGTAACACTCCACTAATGGTAGCATGTAAAGTTGGTAATGTTGATGTAGTTCTGTTCCTGTTACAGTCTGCTGTTTACCCACAATCCTTTGCAGAAGATGATAGCCTCTT AGAAGACAACTCAGATAATGATTCTGGAGTTCTGGACACTGACTCTGTGAGAACTGATAGTCAGGAAG GTGAACCTCATTATACTTATTATCCAGTTGTGAGAAACTCTCCAGTAATGAG ATCTGAGGTGGTAGAAAACAGAAAAGTTGAGTCTTTACTGCAAGATATTAGTCGCCCATCAGGACTATCCATATATCATG ATGGATTCATCAATCATATATGTGCTGTTAATTCCATGGATGGTTCCACTTCACTGCATACTTGTCTACTCAAGGGAGACAACTTCAGAATAATGGAgttgttactaaaaatagatcCTAATGATATGACTGTTAACATTCAAAACAGCTCAGGGTTAACTCCTTTACATTTAGCCTGTGAGTTAGAAAGAAGGAAATGCACAGAAATTCTTGTT